A single window of Desulfovibrio sp. G11 DNA harbors:
- a CDS encoding IS256 family transposase, whose protein sequence is MEAIRMHSKKKVPVIAVDEEELRTHVSEVVRQSVEETLNGLLDAEADTLCQARRYERNAERASTRAGHYERNLQTKAGTVQLKVPKLRHMPFETAIIERYRRRESSVEEALVEMYLAGVSVRRVEDITEALWGSRVSPSTISDLNQKIFERVEEWRNRPLEPKSPYIFVDGIWLKRSWGGEVQNVSVLVAIGVSTGGFREILGVAEGSREDAESWRQFLRYLRERGLEQIDLVVSDKSLGLLEALGEFYPDAKWQRCVVHFYRNVLHAVPRGKAKEVALMLKAVHAQEDKEAAHRKSVEVISKLRAQRLEKAARIVESGCDETLSYYDFPVAHWRHIRTNNPLERLNREIRRRTRVVGSFPDGHAALMLVAARLRYMAGQKWGTQRYMNMNQEISV, encoded by the coding sequence ATGGAAGCTATCAGGATGCACAGTAAAAAGAAAGTTCCGGTGATTGCTGTCGATGAAGAAGAATTGCGCACACACGTTTCCGAGGTTGTGCGCCAAAGTGTCGAGGAGACCTTGAACGGCCTGCTAGATGCGGAAGCTGATACCCTTTGTCAGGCCCGACGCTATGAACGCAACGCGGAGCGCGCCAGTACCCGCGCTGGACATTACGAGCGGAATTTGCAGACCAAGGCCGGCACGGTTCAGCTCAAGGTTCCCAAGCTGCGGCACATGCCGTTTGAAACCGCGATCATCGAACGATACCGTCGCCGGGAAAGTTCAGTGGAAGAAGCCTTGGTAGAGATGTACCTGGCAGGCGTGTCGGTACGTCGGGTCGAGGATATTACCGAGGCTCTTTGGGGCAGTCGAGTCAGTCCAAGCACAATAAGCGACTTGAATCAAAAGATTTTTGAGCGGGTTGAGGAATGGCGCAATCGACCACTTGAACCGAAATCCCCGTACATTTTTGTGGATGGAATATGGCTGAAACGCTCTTGGGGCGGTGAAGTTCAAAACGTATCTGTGCTAGTAGCCATTGGCGTGAGTACCGGCGGCTTCCGTGAAATTCTCGGCGTGGCAGAAGGATCACGTGAGGATGCAGAAAGCTGGCGGCAATTTCTTCGATATCTCCGAGAGCGTGGCCTCGAACAGATAGACCTTGTTGTATCTGATAAAAGCCTTGGCTTACTGGAGGCGCTTGGAGAATTTTACCCAGATGCCAAATGGCAGCGCTGCGTGGTGCATTTTTATCGCAACGTACTGCATGCGGTTCCTCGCGGTAAAGCCAAAGAAGTTGCTTTGATGCTCAAAGCTGTTCATGCCCAAGAGGACAAAGAGGCCGCACACCGGAAATCGGTGGAAGTGATAAGCAAGTTACGAGCGCAACGTCTTGAGAAGGCAGCCAGAATAGTGGAATCCGGCTGTGACGAAACGCTTTCGTATTATGATTTTCCCGTGGCCCACTGGCGGCACATCAGGACAAACAATCCGCTTGAGCGTTTGAACCGTGAAATTCGCCGTCGAACCAGAGTAGTGGGCAGTTTTCCGGATGGTCATGCTGCCCTGATGTTGGTGGCTGCCCGCCTGCGCTATATGGCAGGCCAAAAGTGGGGTACGCAACGGTATATGAACATGAATCAAGAGATATCGGTTTAA
- a CDS encoding NADH:flavin oxidoreductase/NADH oxidase, with product MNTLFSPIKLGGLELANRIVIPPMDQYSADEGRPTQWHHMHYGHLAVSGAGLLIVEATAVEPAGRISPGDLGLWNDEHENLHKGMLEFIAAFSSIPTAVQLGHSGRKGSTARPWEGRGPLGLHEGGWDVCAPSALPFDAASPVPSALSTADIDRLTASFVTAAQRAQRAGYKAVELHAAHGYLLHEFLSPLSNKREDEYGGSLENRMRFPLQVFAAVRKALPSVIPVGMRVSGTDFTPGGWDVQECAVLAQRLEKAGGAFIHVSGGGLTPEQKIRLAPGYQVHLAQAVKQAVDSMPVIAVGLITEPELAAGIIVTGQADMVAVGRGMMYDPRWPWHAAAALGVSIAGTPRQYLRCQPHRLKNLFI from the coding sequence ATGAACACGCTTTTTTCTCCCATCAAGCTTGGCGGGCTGGAGCTTGCCAACCGCATTGTCATCCCCCCCATGGACCAGTATTCGGCTGATGAGGGGCGTCCAACCCAATGGCATCACATGCATTACGGCCATCTGGCTGTTTCCGGCGCGGGGCTGCTCATTGTTGAGGCCACCGCCGTGGAACCTGCCGGCAGAATATCTCCGGGCGACCTCGGCCTGTGGAATGACGAACACGAAAACCTGCATAAAGGCATGCTGGAATTCATAGCCGCTTTTTCTTCCATACCCACGGCTGTCCAGCTGGGACACTCCGGGCGCAAAGGATCCACGGCCCGCCCTTGGGAAGGGCGTGGTCCCCTGGGCCTGCATGAGGGCGGTTGGGATGTCTGCGCGCCTTCTGCCCTTCCCTTTGACGCCGCCTCTCCCGTTCCCTCAGCCTTGAGCACCGCAGACATTGACCGCCTGACCGCTTCTTTTGTAACAGCGGCACAACGGGCACAACGCGCGGGCTACAAGGCTGTGGAACTGCATGCGGCCCACGGCTACCTGCTGCACGAATTTCTCTCGCCCCTGTCCAATAAAAGAGAAGACGAATACGGCGGCAGCCTCGAAAACAGAATGCGTTTTCCCTTGCAGGTGTTTGCGGCGGTGCGCAAAGCCCTGCCCTCTGTCATACCGGTGGGAATGCGTGTTTCAGGTACAGACTTCACCCCGGGTGGCTGGGATGTGCAAGAATGCGCAGTGCTGGCGCAACGGCTCGAAAAGGCCGGTGGCGCCTTTATCCACGTTTCCGGCGGTGGGCTGACCCCCGAGCAGAAAATACGCCTTGCCCCCGGCTATCAGGTGCATCTGGCCCAGGCGGTCAAGCAGGCTGTTGACAGCATGCCCGTCATAGCTGTGGGCCTTATCACGGAGCCGGAGCTGGCAGCGGGCATTATCGTTACCGGACAAGCCGATATGGTGGCCGTGGGACGCGGCATGATGTATGACCCGCGCTGGCCCTGGCATGCCGCAGCCGCCCTGGGTGTCTCCATTGCCGGAACTCCCCGGCAATACCTGCGTTGCCAGCCCCACAGGCTGAAAAACCTCTTTATCTGA
- a CDS encoding DUF1269 domain-containing protein, which translates to MRTLIVVAYPSETQASEERIKFLKMQKAYLVDLEDAVVVTRKQDGKIKLHQLYNLTATGALSGGFWGALIGLIFLNPLLGLVVGAGAGAVGGALSDVGINDDFMKQLGEKLTPGSSALFVLVDSEITDKVLAELRGSGGQVIQSSLSHEDENRLQAALSAAQDAADKN; encoded by the coding sequence ATGCGCACATTGATTGTCGTGGCCTACCCCAGTGAAACGCAAGCCAGTGAAGAACGCATCAAGTTTCTGAAAATGCAGAAGGCCTATCTTGTGGACCTTGAAGATGCCGTGGTGGTTACCCGCAAGCAGGACGGCAAGATCAAGCTGCACCAGCTGTATAACCTTACGGCAACAGGCGCGCTGAGCGGAGGCTTCTGGGGTGCGCTGATCGGCCTGATCTTTCTGAACCCCCTGCTGGGCCTTGTGGTCGGCGCGGGTGCGGGAGCCGTAGGCGGTGCGCTGAGCGATGTGGGCATCAACGATGACTTCATGAAGCAACTCGGCGAAAAGCTCACACCCGGCTCTTCGGCCCTGTTCGTCCTCGTGGATTCTGAAATTACCGACAAGGTTCTGGCGGAACTGCGCGGCTCCGGCGGCCAGGTCATCCAGTCCTCCCTGTCGCACGAAGATGAAAACCGCTTGCAGGCAGCGCTGAGCGCCGCCCAGGATGCGGCGGACAAGAACTAA
- a CDS encoding MBL fold metallo-hydrolase — MTAPNVRGFFDPVTATWTYVVWSGTDSRRRCAIIDSVLDYDMPSSRTGTASADTVITFVHRKELEVEWILETHIHADHITAARYLKESLGGKIAMSRHMLNIIATWVPVFQTGDDTPADGADFDHLFENDETFTIGDLKAKIIHTPGHTPADTTYIIEDAAFVGDTIFLPDVGSGRCDFPGGSPEDSYESSRKLFALPDHYRIYVGHDYPPAGKRGPECMSTVGEQKLKNERLHMGIDKNSFVSRRKADDTGKAVPPLLLPSIQANMRAGDFGAPTGGIQYVKLPVNKI, encoded by the coding sequence ATGACTGCCCCCAATGTGCGCGGATTTTTTGACCCCGTTACCGCAACCTGGACCTATGTGGTCTGGTCCGGTACAGACAGCCGCCGGCGCTGCGCCATTATCGACAGCGTGCTGGACTATGACATGCCCTCAAGCCGCACCGGCACGGCATCCGCAGATACGGTTATTACATTTGTACACCGGAAAGAGCTTGAGGTAGAGTGGATACTTGAAACACACATTCATGCGGACCATATTACCGCCGCCCGCTACCTCAAGGAAAGCCTGGGCGGCAAGATAGCCATGAGCAGGCACATGCTGAATATCATCGCCACCTGGGTTCCCGTTTTTCAGACCGGCGACGATACCCCGGCCGATGGAGCAGATTTTGACCATCTTTTTGAAAACGATGAAACATTCACCATCGGTGACCTCAAGGCCAAAATCATCCATACGCCCGGGCATACCCCGGCCGACACCACCTACATCATCGAAGATGCCGCCTTTGTGGGCGACACCATCTTTCTGCCCGACGTGGGTTCCGGCCGCTGCGATTTCCCGGGCGGCAGCCCCGAGGACTCCTACGAATCTTCGCGCAAACTTTTTGCCCTGCCGGACCATTACCGCATATATGTGGGACACGACTATCCCCCGGCAGGCAAACGCGGCCCCGAGTGCATGAGCACCGTCGGCGAACAAAAGCTGAAAAACGAACGCCTACACATGGGCATTGATAAAAACAGCTTCGTCTCGCGCCGTAAGGCAGATGATACGGGCAAGGCCGTGCCGCCTCTGCTGCTGCCCTCCATCCAGGCCAATATGCGCGCAGGCGACTTTGGCGCACCAACTGGAGGCATTCAGTACGTAAAATTGCCGGTAAACAAGATCTAG
- a CDS encoding rhodanese-like domain-containing protein, producing the protein MSAVQSISARELHSVDLKQALVVDVRSPMEYSEKRLAMPTAFAPVTDLDPRDVALRSGVLADTQLFTICRSGARAKSAAEKFFRAGYTNVRFIDGGIAACEEAGFATVGEGLPKTGEASPSLDRQVRLAAGALTVLFMLLGYGISPLFYLGALFIGAGQVFSGITNWCGMALLLMRAPWNQKGASCTLGGACSIGGNKGGGASPGASCQ; encoded by the coding sequence ATGTCCGCTGTACAAAGCATCAGCGCCAGAGAGCTGCACAGTGTGGACTTGAAGCAGGCTCTTGTTGTGGATGTTCGTTCCCCCATGGAATATTCTGAAAAACGGCTGGCCATGCCTACAGCCTTTGCCCCTGTGACAGACCTTGATCCCCGTGATGTTGCCCTGCGCAGCGGCGTACTTGCCGATACACAGCTATTCACCATTTGCCGCAGCGGCGCACGCGCCAAAAGCGCTGCTGAAAAATTTTTCCGGGCCGGGTATACTAACGTGCGCTTCATTGACGGGGGCATTGCCGCCTGTGAAGAAGCCGGTTTCGCCACGGTTGGCGAAGGACTGCCCAAAACTGGAGAAGCATCGCCCTCGCTGGACCGGCAGGTACGCCTGGCAGCAGGAGCGCTTACGGTACTCTTCATGCTGCTGGGCTATGGCATCAGCCCGCTGTTTTATCTGGGTGCGCTGTTTATCGGCGCAGGTCAGGTTTTCTCCGGCATCACCAACTGGTGCGGAATGGCCCTTCTGCTCATGCGCGCTCCCTGGAACCAGAAAGGAGCCTCATGCACACTTGGGGGAGCCTGTTCCATCGGCGGTAACAAGGGCGGCGGCGCAAGCCCCGGTGCAAGCTGCCAGTAA
- a CDS encoding MFS transporter, giving the protein MSPLAASPVETVRQPVSPEPPQTLLSRDFILLFCMTMFCNSFIAVFYCFEQWLEGMTISPNWRGVLLASMFAMVLLFRPLASVLLLRRGKLAAMAVSIVISSCVMLGYSHVGGPHVIGMIWALRIVQGIALAVFSSCTVAVLVSCIPKGQSARGFAIFSLTMLLPYSIIPAAAEPILPLLGGEAGLFAASALLGLPSLLMLIPLAPRLRTPEMAPEDGGGMSGRALWQAVSRSGLLFVYLACLAFSIMTVQAIFFIKGLCSVTGANPAWFFSIYTLTIILVRLAGSNRLDTMPRYRVTLLCSVVLACCMLGLAWGPLWAFVPLTCLYGLGLGLLYPLLAAAVYDRSSPATRSINSNVMMATFDASGMLAPLIGGMVINAGFGYRGVFTATAISVSLCGCFMLADRLRLALRERRQIPEMQ; this is encoded by the coding sequence ATGTCGCCCCTTGCCGCTTCTCCCGTTGAAACCGTGCGACAACCCGTATCACCGGAACCGCCGCAAACCCTGTTAAGCCGTGATTTTATTCTGCTGTTTTGCATGACTATGTTCTGCAACAGCTTTATCGCCGTTTTTTACTGTTTTGAACAATGGCTGGAAGGCATGACCATCAGCCCCAACTGGCGCGGAGTGCTGCTGGCCTCCATGTTTGCCATGGTGCTGCTGTTTCGCCCGCTGGCCAGCGTGCTGCTGCTTCGCCGCGGTAAACTGGCCGCCATGGCCGTTTCCATAGTCATATCAAGCTGTGTCATGCTGGGCTATTCACATGTTGGCGGCCCACACGTTATCGGCATGATATGGGCGTTGCGCATCGTGCAGGGCATCGCCCTGGCCGTATTTTCAAGCTGTACCGTAGCCGTGCTTGTCAGCTGCATTCCCAAGGGGCAGAGCGCGCGCGGCTTTGCCATTTTTTCGCTTACCATGCTGCTGCCCTATTCCATCATTCCCGCAGCCGCAGAACCCATACTGCCTCTGCTGGGTGGAGAAGCCGGACTTTTTGCGGCATCTGCCCTGCTCGGCCTGCCCTCGCTGCTCATGCTGATTCCTCTGGCCCCGCGCCTGAGAACTCCCGAAATGGCCCCCGAAGACGGGGGCGGCATGTCGGGCCGCGCCCTATGGCAGGCTGTGAGCCGTTCGGGCCTGCTCTTTGTTTACCTGGCCTGTCTGGCCTTCAGCATCATGACCGTGCAGGCCATATTCTTCATCAAGGGGCTGTGTTCGGTCACCGGGGCGAATCCGGCATGGTTCTTCAGTATTTATACACTGACCATCATACTTGTGCGCCTTGCGGGCAGCAACCGGCTGGATACCATGCCGCGCTACCGGGTCACACTTTTATGCAGTGTAGTGCTGGCATGTTGCATGCTGGGCCTGGCCTGGGGGCCGCTGTGGGCCTTTGTGCCGCTGACCTGCCTGTACGGGCTGGGCCTGGGCCTGCTCTATCCGCTGCTGGCGGCTGCGGTATATGACCGCTCAAGCCCCGCCACACGCTCCATCAACTCCAACGTCATGATGGCCACCTTTGACGCCAGCGGCATGCTGGCCCCGCTGATCGGAGGCATGGTTATCAACGCGGGCTTCGGTTACAGGGGCGTATTCACGGCCACGGCAATTTCCGTAAGCCTGTGTGGCTGCTTCATGCTCGCCGACAGGCTGCGCCTGGCCCTGCGCGAACGCAGGCAGATACCCGAAATGCAATAA
- a CDS encoding PEP/pyruvate-binding domain-containing protein: protein MVGKLKKFFGRKPRISREQAMTAFHRRYASFKELLQANADLAGILAGLNAAQQGERHMETSQVRKEARRAIFRCDRMAAALNDISGQRHQGLNTSVHSIAGRIEKELDQRTRGDVPSLTLDLTEVDASMAYSVGGKNANLGELRNMLDMPVPRGFAITIKAGTIFLLRTPGLFKSVYSLLRSVDPDKPDSINAVSRQVEKLIREAAVPKEVEDALLKAWDMAYDDDPQVVAALRSSAIAEDGVQSFAGQYRSLLGVTRNDLIPAFKVVVASLFSPRALTYRASHGYALDATGMGLCCVEMVRARAAGVVFSRHPVDLRSNSIVINGLWGLGEMVVDGSGTPDQWLVSRATGKITKTTIAHKAVRLRLVRKVSGVESELAPVPDALRDVPCLSDDQVRRLADMAMELERHYQYPQDMEWAVDEEDQIILLQTRPMGLDSTAEEKAAPILGHLRPLLSGADVAARGVGCGPVVFVGDGEDITHFPEGAVMLMDHSSPSAMSAMRRASAIIAQTGSLTGHMASICREFGVPTLMNLPGVTGVLSEGQVITVDALTGRVFDGEIPELLALRLTRPQARADSPALMLLRRVAPYILPLHLVDPRADTFTPEHCTSLHDVMRYAHEMSYAEMFQLSDSVTENSAGVASQLVSSIPLDLYVIDLGGGLRNPEARRVLPEDVTSVPFRHVLDGMLNPAVQARGPRPVNMRGFLSVMGQSVIGCNEEGCSRFGQRSYAIVSDRYLNFSSRVGYHYAILDTWCGDTLSKNYIRFEFAGGAANNVQRVRRVRCIGLILKELGFTVELTGDRIRARYQKYPRPELCSRLDQLGRLLIMTRQMDMLMVDEAAVTAYATKFLEGEYH from the coding sequence ATGGTCGGCAAACTGAAAAAATTCTTTGGCCGCAAGCCGCGTATTTCCCGCGAGCAGGCCATGACCGCCTTTCACAGACGATATGCCTCATTCAAGGAACTGCTTCAGGCCAACGCAGACCTGGCGGGCATCCTGGCCGGTCTTAACGCCGCACAGCAGGGCGAGCGTCATATGGAAACAAGCCAGGTACGCAAAGAAGCCCGGCGGGCTATCTTCCGCTGTGACCGCATGGCCGCCGCACTCAACGACATTTCCGGACAGCGCCATCAGGGGCTGAATACGTCCGTGCACAGCATTGCCGGACGGATAGAAAAAGAGCTGGATCAGCGAACCCGTGGCGATGTCCCCAGCCTGACCCTGGACCTTACAGAAGTGGACGCCAGCATGGCCTACAGCGTGGGCGGCAAAAACGCCAACCTCGGCGAGTTACGGAACATGCTGGACATGCCCGTGCCGCGCGGCTTCGCCATTACCATAAAAGCCGGAACCATTTTTCTGCTGCGAACACCGGGGCTTTTCAAAAGCGTTTACTCCCTGCTGCGCTCCGTGGACCCAGACAAACCGGACAGCATCAATGCTGTATCCCGTCAGGTGGAAAAACTCATCCGCGAGGCTGCCGTTCCCAAGGAAGTGGAAGATGCCCTGCTCAAAGCCTGGGACATGGCTTATGACGATGATCCCCAGGTGGTGGCGGCCCTGCGCTCCAGCGCCATCGCCGAAGACGGGGTGCAGTCTTTTGCCGGGCAGTACCGCAGCCTGCTGGGCGTAACACGCAACGACCTGATTCCGGCATTCAAGGTCGTTGTTGCCAGCCTGTTTTCACCCCGCGCCCTGACCTATCGCGCCAGCCACGGCTATGCCCTTGATGCCACGGGCATGGGTCTGTGCTGTGTAGAGATGGTGCGCGCCCGCGCCGCAGGCGTCGTTTTTTCCCGCCACCCCGTAGACCTGCGTTCCAACAGCATTGTCATCAACGGCCTGTGGGGTCTGGGTGAAATGGTGGTGGACGGTTCAGGCACACCGGACCAGTGGCTGGTATCGCGCGCCACCGGAAAAATTACCAAGACCACCATTGCCCACAAGGCTGTGCGCCTGCGTCTGGTGCGCAAGGTGTCGGGGGTGGAAAGCGAACTGGCCCCCGTGCCAGATGCCTTGCGGGATGTTCCCTGCCTCAGCGATGATCAGGTACGCCGCCTGGCGGACATGGCCATGGAGCTGGAACGGCACTACCAGTATCCGCAGGATATGGAATGGGCTGTGGACGAGGAGGATCAGATCATCCTGCTGCAGACCCGCCCCATGGGGCTGGACAGTACGGCGGAAGAAAAAGCCGCCCCCATCCTTGGGCATCTGCGCCCCCTGCTTTCCGGCGCAGACGTGGCCGCCAGAGGCGTGGGCTGCGGTCCTGTGGTTTTTGTGGGCGATGGAGAAGATATTACCCACTTTCCCGAAGGCGCGGTCATGCTTATGGACCACTCCTCGCCCAGCGCCATGTCGGCCATGCGGCGGGCCTCGGCCATTATCGCCCAGACGGGCAGCCTTACCGGGCATATGGCTTCCATCTGCCGTGAGTTCGGCGTGCCCACGCTTATGAATCTGCCCGGCGTCACGGGCGTGCTCAGCGAAGGCCAGGTCATCACCGTGGATGCCCTCACCGGCAGGGTTTTTGACGGCGAAATACCGGAGCTTCTGGCCCTACGGCTTACCCGGCCGCAGGCCAGGGCCGACAGCCCCGCCCTCATGCTTCTGCGCCGAGTGGCCCCGTACATTCTGCCACTGCATCTGGTAGACCCCAGAGCGGACACCTTTACTCCGGAGCACTGCACCTCTCTGCACGACGTCATGCGCTATGCCCACGAAATGAGCTATGCCGAGATGTTCCAGTTATCAGACAGTGTTACGGAAAACAGCGCCGGTGTTGCCAGCCAGCTTGTAAGCTCTATTCCTCTTGATCTTTATGTAATCGACCTTGGCGGGGGCCTGCGTAATCCCGAAGCGCGGCGCGTGCTGCCCGAAGACGTAACCAGCGTTCCCTTCAGGCATGTGCTCGACGGCATGCTCAATCCCGCAGTGCAGGCCCGCGGTCCCCGGCCGGTCAACATGCGCGGTTTTCTTTCGGTCATGGGGCAAAGCGTCATCGGCTGTAATGAAGAAGGATGCTCGCGCTTCGGCCAGCGCAGTTATGCCATTGTTTCAGACCGTTACCTCAATTTCTCTTCACGTGTCGGCTACCATTATGCCATTCTTGATACCTGGTGCGGCGACACCCTGAGCAAGAACTACATCCGCTTTGAATTCGCGGGCGGGGCCGCAAACAATGTGCAGCGCGTACGCCGGGTGCGCTGCATAGGGCTTATCCTCAAAGAGCTTGGCTTTACCGTTGAGCTTACTGGTGATAGGATACGGGCACGCTACCAGAAGTATCCACGGCCCGAGCTGTGCTCACGTCTTGACCAGCTGGGGCGCCTGCTTATCATGACTCGCCAGATGGATATGCTCATGGTAGACGAGGCCGCAGTGACGGCCTATGCCACAAAATTTCTTGAAGGCGAGTATCATTAG